The Leptospira paudalimensis region TGATGTTGGTGTAGGTGGGGTATCACTCACTTCTGCGATCCAATTCCTTCAAGATACAGAACAAATCACAAACCACGAAACAAGAAGAATTGTTTCTGAAGGAAATCGGTATTTCCATCAAGTCTTGTTTCCAAATGGATGGGTCGATGTTTGTGAATTTACATTGGAAGAAATGCCTCAAATTGATCGTGAGTTAGCCAATTGGTATACAAGTAACCATCCCAAATCACATTTCAAAGATCGCTTAATCGTTGCTAAAGCAGGAGATGATGGAAAACGAATTACACTCGTCAATCGAGAATATTCAGAACGTGACAAAAACGGAACTGCTCACAAAACAACCATCAATTCTCCGAAAGAATTAATTCATGTTTTGAAGGAAAAATTTAATCTTTCCTTTCCTATCGATACAGAATTTCAAACACCTGGAATACAATGGGACGTTTGAATTTAGAGACAAAAAATCGCAAAGATGCTTTACCAAGTTATTTGCTTCTCTATTTTTTCCTATAGAAAGCCTTTGATGAAAGATTTTACGCTTATGTTTTTAAAACTAACAATTCTATTCCTTTCTATTTTAATTTCAAACTGTGATTTTTCAAAGAGATTAGTTAAAAATGATGTAGATGCTAAATTTGTATATTATAATTTAGATTGCATTTTACTCAAAGAAGAAACACTTAATTGTAAGGTTTTATATGATTTGGAGCATGAACAATTTAACAATTTAAGTCTAAATGAAGCTGAAATTATTTTATTGTTATACAATATTTTATTTCAAGTGTCATTCTATGGAAAAGAATTAGGTTTCGAATACGGGAAAATAACGAAATGGGAATTAAGATTAAACACTTTAAAAAATAATCCAGTAGATTCCTTTGAAATTCAACTTCTGAAATCTGTTGAATTAACGAATATCCAAGGTTTCTCTTACCATTTAGCAATAAACAAACCTTTCCCTTTACAAGATGCAATTGATACATTCCAAAATATCGAGAGTAGATACAATAAAATTCAAAATCCAGTTCGTAAACCTGTGATCGATGCTAAAATCAATTTAGCATTCAAATACAAAATACAATCATTTATCAGACAAAGTGCTTATTATAATAATCGGTATCGATACGTCTCAAATCAAATTTTCAATGAATGCAAAACAGGAACAATCGACATATCGAAAAAAGAAAATATAATCTATACAGAAATTAATATCAAAGATAAAACATCTAATTTTAATTATATGGATGAAATCACTCCCAAAGAAAAAAAAGAGTCTTCAAGATTCATTAAATTTCAATCATATCCCTCTGAAATCATTATAGATTCTAATGAAGAGTCAGAAAGGATAATAATTAAGGAAGAAATACAATATTCGAATCTCTTGATTTCAATCGAATCCAATTTTCCAAAAAAACATAAGGATTGTTATATTAAAAAGTTAGATAACTTCATTTTTGAACTATTCAATCAAAAAGACTAGTAGTTTAGACTAAAAACCTCAAAGATTGGCGAAATTTCTGAATCTAACAGTTGCAACTCCTTTTTAATGTCCCACTTAGAAAAGAAGTTAGGGCAATCATAGTTTTTGATTGCAATTTATTTCCATCCATTTAGAGATGAACCCTCCAGGAGAGATTTTTTGAAAATCAAACAACTTCTACCAGTCACATACCTACTCTTAAATTATAAGGGCCGAATTGATAGAAAAGTGTATTGGATTGCCTCTTTGTTTATGTGGTCCAATTTTTACGTATTTTACCAAACATTGGATTATTGTTTGGGTGAGACAAGTACCTGGATCATTTATCCACTTATGCTTTGGGGCATTCTTGCCGTCTCCGCAAAACGATTTCATGATATCGGAAAGTCTGGAAATACAATTTTACTCACATTGATACCCATTCTTGGTCCTTTGGTAGTGATCTACTTTTTGGCCTTCAAAAAAGGAGACCCACAAAACAACCAATATGGTTCCGTTCCTGGATCAGAAATTGATTATTATAAAAACGATGATGGTAAAAGTATCCCCCACTTAAAATCAACAGAGGTCATCATCAATGATGTGACTCGCTTAAATCCTGTGATTGTTTCTTCCGTTTTTCGCCCAGTCACATTGGATGAATTGATCCAATTTGTTAAATCATCCACAGCTCCCATCTCAGTCGGTGGTGGGCGATTTAGTATGGGTGGCCAAACGGCAAGTCCAGGCTCGGTGCATATTGACATGCGAAAACTCAATCAAGTCATTGAGTACAATCCATCTGAAAAGTGGATTAAAGTCCAAGCGGGAATCCGTTGGTGTGACATCCAACATTATATCGATAAAGATGATTTGTCTGTTAAGATCATGCAAACATATGCAAACTTCACCGTGGGTGGTGCATTGAGTGTCAATTGCCATGGACGTTATATGGGGTTGGGTCCAGTTGTTCTATCAGTTCGATCCATTGAAGTGATCCTTGCAGATGGAAGTTTGATCAAAGCAAACAGAGATCAAAACACAGATGTATTTGCGGGGATGATTGGTGGTTACAATTCCATTGGTATCATTGCATCAGTAGAATTTGATTTGGATGAAAATGTTAAAGTCAAACAAGTCAGCAAAAAAATGAAAAAGAACCAATACTTCCAGTTTTTTAAATATAACATTCGGGAAGACAAAAAAGTAATTTTTCACAATGCAGACATTTACCCTCCTCAATACCAAAACATTCGAGCTGTTAGTTGGGAATTTACGTTAGACAAACCTACTGTGAAATCAAGATTTATGCCTTTGCAATCCTCCTACCCAATCCATCGTTATTTTTTCTGGGATTTTACAGAATCTCCATTTGGGAAATGGAGACGAGAATACATTGTGGATCCACTGCTATTTTTCTCCAAAAAAGTACATTGGAGGAATTATGAAGCAGGTTACGATGTTTTAGAATTAGAACCATCTGCGCGCGAAAAATCAACCTATGTATTACAAGAATACTTTGTTCCCATTGAAAAATTCAATGGGTTCTCAGATCGTTTGTGTGACATTTTAAAACGACACAAAGTCAATATGGTGAATATATCCGTTCGTCATGCAAAAGCAGATGAGGAAACGTATTTGTCTTGGGCACCCAAGGAAAGTTTTGCCTTTGTCTTGTATTACAAACAAAACGTAAACGAATCTGATAAACTAAAAGTGGCAGTATGGACTCGAGAACTCATGAATGCAAGTATTGAATTTGGAGGTAGTTATTATTTACCTTACCAAACCCATGCATCCAGAGAGATGTTTCAGAAAGCATATCCAAAATACAAAGAAATTTTTGCCCTAAAAGAAAAGTTAGATCCTAAGTTTCGATTCAAAAATATTTTCTGGGATACTTATTATAAAGAAAATCCAAAACCAGAATTGCCTGATTCTGCGTTTCACCGGATTTTTGCAAATGTTAAATGGAGTGATGCACTTTATCGTTTTTTGCAAGTGATCTTCAACCTTTATCCAGAAGAAAAATTCTTCCAATTGATTTACGATACCACCAAACAGTACAAAACCGATGAGGAAATTTATTCGCAAATTGTACAAAGATTAAATTCAATAAAACCTTTCCATGCAGATTTAACTTATGCATTACCTGCGCTCTTCAAACAAAAAAGAGAATTGTCTCTTCAGATTTTGGAACTTCTTGGTACCAATACAACCGTTAATGGGTATTTGGAAATTGGAACCACAGGAAGGTACATTTCGAGCTTACAACAAAAGCTAAAATTCAATCAAAACATTTATCTTGTAAATTCAGTTCCACCAAAAAACAATCCCGTTGATATACTCGAAAGAGGTGGGATCAAAAAAATTGGAACTTTTTTCCCTCTCAATGATTATGATCCAATTAGCAATGAAATACCATCTGAGAGCCTAGACCTTGTTACATGTCTCATTGGTTTACACCATATACAGTTACATAAATTAGATGCGTTTATCCAATCAATCCATCGTGTTCTCCGTGTGGGAGGTAAATTCATATTAAGAGATCATGATGTAAAAGATCCAGAAATGTTTGAATTTGTCTCCATAATCCATACAGTTTTTAACGCAGGTTTGAAGGAAACATGGGAATATGAATCTGCTGAATTTAAAAAATTCCGTTCCATTGAGGAATGGGTAGAGATTCTTAAAAAATTCAATCTCGAAGCAGGACCTGCGAGACTGCTACAAAAAGATGACCCATCTGACAATATTCTAATGATTTTTACAAAGGTATCAAAATGAGCCGATTGATCTTCACAACTTTAATTTCTTTTTCCCTTAGTATAAGCATTTGGACATCAAAACAATCTAGCACAGAATACATTGAAAAAGTCCCAAGTGAATGGATGGTGAATGATACAAAAACATACACTCCAAAAGAACACATTCGTCCTGGTGACCAAACATTCTTAACCTTTCCTGAATGGTATTTGGTTCATAGTCCCAAGGAACAGGCTATGTATTTTAGATCCAATACATCAA contains the following coding sequences:
- a CDS encoding arylamine N-acetyltransferase family protein codes for the protein MNDQQLIEAYLNRIGYQGPHNPTLELLHNITLAHVRSIPFENLDILLGKSINISLDAMIEKLIHQKRGGYCFEQNGLLLYVLQILGFQVTPISARVRLDRPRNFTPPRTHVFLKVDLSGTTWFTDVGVGGVSLTSAIQFLQDTEQITNHETRRIVSEGNRYFHQVLFPNGWVDVCEFTLEEMPQIDRELANWYTSNHPKSHFKDRLIVAKAGDDGKRITLVNREYSERDKNGTAHKTTINSPKELIHVLKEKFNLSFPIDTEFQTPGIQWDV
- a CDS encoding FAD-binding protein yields the protein MKIKQLLPVTYLLLNYKGRIDRKVYWIASLFMWSNFYVFYQTLDYCLGETSTWIIYPLMLWGILAVSAKRFHDIGKSGNTILLTLIPILGPLVVIYFLAFKKGDPQNNQYGSVPGSEIDYYKNDDGKSIPHLKSTEVIINDVTRLNPVIVSSVFRPVTLDELIQFVKSSTAPISVGGGRFSMGGQTASPGSVHIDMRKLNQVIEYNPSEKWIKVQAGIRWCDIQHYIDKDDLSVKIMQTYANFTVGGALSVNCHGRYMGLGPVVLSVRSIEVILADGSLIKANRDQNTDVFAGMIGGYNSIGIIASVEFDLDENVKVKQVSKKMKKNQYFQFFKYNIREDKKVIFHNADIYPPQYQNIRAVSWEFTLDKPTVKSRFMPLQSSYPIHRYFFWDFTESPFGKWRREYIVDPLLFFSKKVHWRNYEAGYDVLELEPSAREKSTYVLQEYFVPIEKFNGFSDRLCDILKRHKVNMVNISVRHAKADEETYLSWAPKESFAFVLYYKQNVNESDKLKVAVWTRELMNASIEFGGSYYLPYQTHASREMFQKAYPKYKEIFALKEKLDPKFRFKNIFWDTYYKENPKPELPDSAFHRIFANVKWSDALYRFLQVIFNLYPEEKFFQLIYDTTKQYKTDEEIYSQIVQRLNSIKPFHADLTYALPALFKQKRELSLQILELLGTNTTVNGYLEIGTTGRYISSLQQKLKFNQNIYLVNSVPPKNNPVDILERGGIKKIGTFFPLNDYDPISNEIPSESLDLVTCLIGLHHIQLHKLDAFIQSIHRVLRVGGKFILRDHDVKDPEMFEFVSIIHTVFNAGLKETWEYESAEFKKFRSIEEWVEILKKFNLEAGPARLLQKDDPSDNILMIFTKVSK